TCAGACTGATAGGCATCCATGTATGATTGGATAAAGATTATGAATTcagatcaagtcctcgtatgaAAACCATTCTTGGATCACTTGTACGAAAACCTGATCCATACTCATCATTTGATTTAGACTTGGAACCGAATAACCTTTATCGTTTTCAATCTCATTTATCGCACTATTAACTGAAtttttcctccccttttttcctttaatttgttttccttcatttttggCCATCCCTTTCAGTTTCagtctttcactttctttcacTTCAATTTGGGAGGATGAAtctctctaactctctccgTTTTCTCTGTGTTTTGAAACGCTctaattaatttcttattttaagtCGCATATTAAAATTAAAGCTCATAACCATCTGATATGCTTGGCCTTAATTAGTTGGCGGAGTTATATATGGACTAATAGATCTTAACAATGTCCCCAAACAGTTCATATCCTTCCCGATCAAGTTGTCTGTAGCTAATCGAAGTTTTGATCATCTGATCACAGTGATCAAGGGCAGCTTGAGATAGAAGGGTAGTTTAGTCATTTTGGATGTCCAGGGTTTACAACTTGGCTTCAGTTCTAGCCAGGAGGCCCAGGACCAGTGAAACCAGACCGAAAACCCCAAATCGGATCAAACCTGATATTAAATAGATTAGACAAAATCAAACAAACCGAATTCAAAAcggatcaaaaccaaaatcaatcaaacccaaaaatttcatttcagTTTCATGGACGATTGGTTGGCTGGGTTCATAAAGAACGCATGTCAATTTCACcattttaattctctctctctctctctctctctctctctctctctacaattctactctccttttaattttttaactgTCTCCTATCTCCTCCAACCAAAGGCTTCTCTCTCTCAGGGAGTTTGTGAGCAATGAAAGGAAAGACGAATAAGAAGATCAAAGGATTCATGTGCCAGTCACCAGCAGCAACAGCCGTGTGCATGACCGGCGACAAACGGTCAGTCATCGTCCCAAGGAGGCCAGACCGGTCGTCGTCCATAAATCGCGCTCACACAATGCTGATCGACTCCAACTACAATCACCTCCTTGAGTCTCAGAGGTTCTCCCCCTTTGCTGATAAGCATCCCATGATGAGTAGACAGGTACCGCCATTGCCATTATCGTCCTTCCTCAAAGATCGAGATCGGAAACAGAAGCCTTCTTCGCTCACTTCATCCGCTTCCAACCCCATCTTTCAGGTGATCTTTTACCTTCTTTCATGTTCCAAGGCCATCAGAGATCGACTGCAATTTTTCTGGTTTGGTATAGTATGGTGGTTTAAATCTCTCCTTTCGCATTGGAGGAAGAATTACCATATTAGATTTGCCTCTTATTTTATTTGCGAGTTTGGTTGAAAAATCAATGATGCTAAAAATAAACAtttctaagtcagaatccagatTAAAGAAATGACACACATGTGCCtcattgaattttaaaaaatataatgtCCCTCGGAAGATTAGTTTGTGAACTTTATTCTATCGGGTTGCCGCTGCTTGCAATCAGAGAAATAGAATTTTAAAAggtatttttagaaataattttacctaggagggtatttgtgacCTCAAGGAGAaaggtgaattattccatttttatGTTGTGAGCAGGGTTGCAGCCAACGAGGTAACAACTAAATTTtaggattcaaattttgattccctagaatctttattttttattttttaatttaatagattgatttactcaaaaaaaaaaaatggtggtgCAGGTAGTAGTTATGAGAGTATCTCTTCATTGCCAAGGTTGTGCTGGCAAGGTAAAGAAACATTTATCTAAGATGGAAGgtagttttcattttcatttcgtTCTTATTTGTCACCCTTTTTACATTACCTGCTGCTACACATTACAATACAATTAATTAAGTAGTCAGAGCTTCTTTTAAATTTCATCAGTTTTGTGATATTTTATGTTGCAGGAGTGACATCGTTCAGTATAGATCTGGAGTCGAAAAGGGTAACTGTGATGGGACACGTATCACCTGTGGGAGTTCTGGAGAGCATATCAAAGGTGAAGAAAGCTGAGTTCTGGGGTATCAAGGAAGAATCTTAGGCCAACATTGGAGATGGGGGTTGTTGGGTCAAGTGGTTTTAATTAAAGGAATTGGGACTTTTGATGGGTATGGGGAAGAGATAGATCTGCAATTAAATGTCTCTGTAAGTTAGAAACTGTTGAAAGCAATGGGGACTGATTGGGATGGCTATGTGTAGTTGATGACACGAGCTCTTCTTCTCATTTGATGCTTAAATCTGGGATTGATCTTATAGCTGTCGATGAAGACTTccagatttatcaaacactttctgATACCCATGGAGGGGTTGATGACCTTACTAAAATTGGCATCAGATCAGGCGAATCCGATCTGATCCCAATTTATACAaacttattataattataattttggTTGTATTTGTGTACAATATTTCAAACCTTGCCTGTTGACAACAATAAGATTCCAATTTCAAATTCGAATCAGTTTCAGCTGGTCCACCATATAAAGATCGAATTGGATCATCCTGATTAATAAATGTATCGAGCTCCAGCCCGGCCTGATTATAACTGATTATTCATGATGCAAAGGTCCTACTAGATGGACGCTCAACCAAGACCAAACAATTAGTAACATGATTTAGTCTGAAAtgtttaaaacccatttatAGCGCGTTTGCTAATTGAAAGCCTAATTATAACCCGTTTAAAACCCACGCCCATTTTTTCCGATAAAATATCGGTACCAACTTACTTTTTATGATGGAACCGTGGTCTCTTAAACGAACCGGACAAAGTGCAAGGTCCTAGAATGAGAATGCTTGATTAGACCCCACGAAATTGGGCCTGACCTAACCAATTGATTGATACCCTTAGGCATGATTACAAAAGGAAACATAGCTTTGGAAAAACGAAACCCCTAttgttatcttcttctcccaaaaATCTCAATGGCTAAGAGGCTGGATCTTCTCTTGGATCATGACCTTCCGCAATAATCTCACACTATTCATTGGATGTAAGGGTAtcaatttcaaaccaaaattgaatgccaaaatcgaaatcgaaccgaatttatttggttcaaattcggtttgaatatgtgagtatgtTATTCGGTTAGGATTGGTTTCAGTTTAGGGTGTCAGAATCGTCAGATCTGGCCTTGACAGCCCATCATCTCTTTCatcagattttattattttttttttatatttttttattaaattaatcAAAAGCTACAAATGGAAGCTGAGTACAGCTTCGTCTCCGCATGTAGTCCGCACTGTACCAGTCTttgcaaactaaagaaagacTTCACAAAACCCAGAACGCAGAACTGAGAAACATATTTCTTCTATTGTTatcattcttctcttcttaacCCTGCCATATCAGTCATATGAGGTCTGATCTCACATCGgtttcaaaaagaaaatttacgTAGATTGATAATGTCTAggctttttttcattttgtaaaTCAATTTATAGAGTTGAGTTCTTCCAAGTTCAGGTTCGTATCTGAAAATGCTTGACAAAAATATGGAGTCGGTTAAGAAGCTAGCCAAGAAAGTAAAGGTGATTGGTAGCAGCCTCCAATCATCACATTATGAGAGCTTGCCCGGTGAAATTGACATATTTGGGAAGTTGGTTGAAGAGTTCATTTAGTTTTTAGGCTACGTTTAGCAGTCATCCCGAAAAACGTTTCTGACGTTTTtccgttctatgggaacaaaaaaatggaataaagtgtttggtgtcaacttggtgtttttcagttttttttttttgaatgaaaagggggagagaaggcgctagaaacacaaaatgatggaGCGATGAAATCTTGTTTCACCATTTCAGTTTCATACCaaatatcaaaaataaaaaataaaaaaaaagctaggGTAATCATTCCTAAAACAAGTTCactaaaaaccattttttttattttaaaatgacattttaacGTAGAAACTAAAAATTCTATTATTGATACGAAACGTCGTGTCTGAAACTGAATAACTATCAAACTCAGCCTTAGTGTAGGAGAAAGAATAGGCAATTCTGACTAGATATTGTAATATGTAGTGGTGAGTAATTATTCTAAGCTACTAATGGGATTTGAAAGTAACTAGTCATGCAATATGGATTAAGTTCCAAGTTTCTAATAGATGATTAggtttaaataatttatgaggctGTTATTGATGAAAATATCTATAGACCATGTTTTCTGTTGGACTAAAATTGCAGAGCTCAGGGTAGGGGGGGTGCGTGGTAGGCGTGGGTGTGGCGTAAGGAAGTGAGGTGGGATGCCTCCCTACATGGGGGAACACCTATGAAATTGCATCTCCACCTTAACTGAATCCCCCATCGTAAGGGAGATTCCATTTCACGTGGGTAGAGAATCCAGACTCGATAATGGCGGGTTTGGGGGAGGGGGTAGGAAGGTAGGGGTAATTGTGGGGGTAAAATTTGGCTGCTACCACTTGGTTTCTATCTATAGGTGGCATTGATTTAGTAAAGCAACGTGTGCAAATACAAAATTGAGACTGAATCCCAATCTAACGGAAAACCTCCTTTAACACTTATCCTTATTTggccttttttatttaatttaaaataaaaattaaacaccACTTAActctattttgtttttcaaattaCGTTATAATTCAGGATTACTTaaaatctctctcctattcttaCCACAATTTAACCGAAAAACCTCCTTAATCCCTGTTGTAcccttttatttaattttcattgGGTTGAGACTACAAATTGCAGGCTAACACTTGATTTGTCCTTGCTCATGTTTCCATCGGTGATGAAAACCCACTTGAGGAAAATTGAAGACTATTCTATCAATTTTCATAGCCATGAGAAAAGGGTGTATGATCACGGTGTGGCAGTCTACTTAATGAATAATGGTGCACCTTACTTTCTCCAATTGTTCCAAGTTCTCTCTTGCTCTTGGATGCTTGACCATTATCGTTTGTATCTCTATGAATCAAAAAGTTAAAAATAACTCATCAAAGGTCATAGAAAATAGAAAGGCAAGTAAGGGATTGAATCGAAAGAAAgagtttgtttttatttttgatgtGTTAGAATAAAATTCATAATAAACCATGTATAGGTGGGTTACATTAGCAATCAAGGGACATAGAGACCATATTTTGCAGAGAAGGAGAAATTCCAACGGCTATAATGCATGATCCATTGTTGTCCGCCAACCATTTCTTAGTTGGTAACCTTACAATTTTCATGTACAGACAACCCTCTGCGGTGCAGAGTTCTTAATATAATTAAAGATGGAAGTGTACATATGAATGATGTGatatgaaaagaagaaagactTAATAGGTAATCCAAGTTGTAATGTAACCaggaaattaatttttattttaaactaAATAAAAGGGTACAGTAGTGATAAGAGTTAGTTAAGGAGGTTTTTTGGTCCGATTGGGATTCCGTCTCAATTTTGTATATGTGCACATTTCACTAAATCAATGCTACGATGAGTAGCAGCCATCTGGATAACAGCCAAATTTTACTGGGAGTTGAGGTGGGGGTGTGAATTAGGAATTTAGAGATTATCATGGGAGAATgagaaatataaaattttgagtAAATATGGGTTAAGTGTATGAAAGTGATAGCAATTGTGTCAAAAAGATTTTAATAAAGTGAGGCAAAAACCGAAAAAAGTCAAAAGGTAAACCATCTTTtctaaaggaaaagaaaaccattTTTCTATCTATTGTTATCCGAATAacttttataataaaaaatatttctttattctagaaaagataaaatatattatttttaagacCTTCCTTCTACAAAAGGTGTGTAATTTGTCAAGGGATAGGGTTTCCCAAAGGCCACCATGCATGGGAATCCATTCGCCCAAGCAGGCCTTGGATGTGCACAGGATAATAGGATATGGTCATGTTTTAGGCTTTAATCgagttttttttaatcaaaatataaTCGAGTTTTAAATATGGTATTATACTAATAAAGCCCTAAACAGGCCTTAAACcatctttaattgtcttagatttaagaaaatttaatatattttattaaatgatcaataatttaaaaaagacattacacttaattacatttaataattgataaaatatcaatatatatcatattctaaaaaaaaaaaaaaatcaaaatatacatataaatggtcgtggtatacgtgttgggccaaGTCAGGCCTGTAAACGAGCTGGCCGATCAGGCATCTATCGAGTTTACCCCTTGCACCGTTTACTACCTGTGAATTTGGCAAGTTTAATAATCGATACAAGCTGAACCGATCTTTTATTGGTCAGATCTAATCAATCCTATAGGGTCCGGCTTAGGATTGACACCCCCTACACAGAAGATATCACAAAAATCCTCTGTAGGGAGGCAGTGAGTAGCAGTGAGAATATGACGACTGCGATGAATCTCAAGGCCCTCCCAACCATTGAATCCTTACTGCCACTCACTACCAACCAAAGAGGATTTTAGTCCCAAAAGATATAGAGATAAactcacaaaagaaaaaactctTGCTAGAATatgagatttttgtttttttttgttggtactCAGGCTAGgcatattataaaaaaaaaaaaaaaaaaccagtacACGAGGATCCCACTATAGCGAGGTTGCGGTGGACATACTAAAGCACTGTgtgataacgtttctactgtttctatgtctagaaacaacagaaacaactTATCAcgtttttggaaacaaagacagattttttggtatttgatgaacctatttctcgaaatattttttatggacataatgccactaaaaaacttaatagtatcatcggatgcccaaaatgGAGAAAGGGTTTGGTTGgctctttttaagtttaaatagttgagagatttatcaggcacaataattttttttctcactcaaatttgtttttagaaacgacgAAAAAAGTCGGACTTATTTCGtcaaaatcatttataaaattataaatagacataaattttgatttatgtttttaaaaataataaaataaaataactttatcaaatactttttaagttgtttctccatttataagaacaagaaaacatatAAATCACAAAAATTAAACTTTGTAACATGGAGACGAAAAAAATGACTCATCAAAGTCACGGACAAGTTTAAGGCTAGCCTTTTTTTGGTAATGTGATGTAAGGCTACcgacctccacctccaccttcaTGACGTAGGAGCGGATACTGGCCACACCCAAAATTCAAGGGTAACCTGACTCTTTGTGGCGACTGTGTTTCATTGACGCAGAGTcaattacttttcttttttctacttGACTGACTTGCAAACTACcaagtcctctctctctctctctctctctctctctctctctctctctctattcttgtTTATTTGCTCTCTCTGATGATGATGGACCCGGCTAGGTACTATAAATAAGGGGTTCATGGGCTAATCATCTCTGAGTCACAAACCCCAACAAAGAAGTAACATGGCTCAGATTCACAGGGCTCTTTTCATTCTTTGCATCCTAATGTTCTCAACTGTTACCATCCCACCATCGGCGGTGGCTGCTCGTGCACTTGCTGAGATTTCTCAAACCAGTACGTACTGATTAATTGATTATATAAATATTGAAACCATAGATTAAATTGGCTTGTTTTCTATTTATGATTGTAATATATATTTGTCATATATGGTTCTTGCAGATCAAGAGCAGCGAGGCACAAATGTAGGTTATGGAGCTCTCGGTGGTCTCAGGCCCTCCTGCAACGGAACACGTAACAAGAATTGCCCGCCTCATTCCGTATCGTCTCCTTGAAGGATGAAATATATATAAGCTTGGGCTTCCCTATAAATTAGTAAATAAATATGATATTATATATAAGTGGTGAATAAGGAGAAAGGGCTGTTGAGGTTCTTGTTGGGGTTCCAGGATCTCATATCTACCGTGAATAGTTCGGTGTGAAGACTTATAACGACTTTTAATATACTTTTAAGAATACATAGCAGTTCTTACTTGTGTTGTGAGCCAATAAATTTATATTCAGATAAATTAAGATGTTTGGTCtatcataatatatatatatatatatatatatttttttttttgtgttgatCCACtttggctgatttttttttttttttttctttctagctTCCGCTTATTAAGTACCTACAGTActttatattaaaaattaaactTAAACTTTTAATTAGCTCTATGAAACTAGtgctaaccacaatatccttaAAAAAGAATCGGGACTCTTTGTTACGATACAATtctaatttcaaattcaaatcgtTTTTAATTGATCCAAAACATGTGGATTGGTCAATAAATTGGTCCAAACAATTCAcaaatatttaaagaaaaaaaaaactatagaaaaattaaaaaattcgaATAGAGATCTTCGTTCTATGCATCACATACGTTAAATCACagaaaaatcaacaaaagaagggaagggaggggacGGAAACTAATCAAGTTTAACCTCAAGTTGCATGGAATCTCTCCCATATCTGAAAGAAATACACCCTTCCATAGCATGTTTGCCTGAATTGTGAAAATTAACAAGGTGATCTATAAGTGTTTATATAGATTGTCTCACCAACTTCACCTCTTTTCCTGGATATGGGTTATGATCTAACAAGATTTAGTTTGAAGAACAATTGGACTATTTTATGAGATCCCGGTACCCAAGATTTCCTGGTATAATGTGGTTAGGTTCTTAAGTTATATTCCCCATGATAGCTTCATTGTGTGGAGAGTTCTAATCATGTTGCTCCCAACATTCAAAAGTAGTTGTCTCCCATTCCTGTTGTTGCTTATGTTAGAATGCTCAAAAGATATTCATCAATGTCTTTTCTTGTGTTGAGTTGGACACTTGACACGTTGCAGGGTTAGGCGGGAAAGGCTTGGGGGGGGGTTGTTGGGTGAGGAAAAAAGGAGGGTGGGTGATCGTGCAGGGAAGATCGGATGGTGTGGCATGCATTGTGTAGGTAGGGTTGGGCGATTGTGACGGTTATAGTGGTGGTTATTGGGAGTATaattgaaaatatataaataggTACTACAAATAGAGATTGGATCCACTATTCATACAATCACCTGGTTGTACACGTGGacatccaacacctgtcccttttttcttttaaatatatcCTTCTTCACCCATGTAATGGTAAAAAGTGGAAAAGTGTTGGATGTTCATCTATATGACCCGATGATCGTACGAGCAACGAATGTGTTCTCCCATAAATACAATTCACAAATGTTGGATATCTAACATACAATTTTTCCAAATGTTGGATGCCCCTAGTGTCATTTACCCTTTCTTTTCTGAACGGTAGGTTCACGAAAGAAGTGGGTATTTTAGTCTCGATACAATAACCAGTTAACTATTGGATTTATGCATCCcaagataaataaaataaaataaaaatattggatTTAAAATTTGGGATCAGATTTGAAAAATCCGATATGAT
This Macadamia integrifolia cultivar HAES 741 chromosome 10, SCU_Mint_v3, whole genome shotgun sequence DNA region includes the following protein-coding sequences:
- the LOC122090499 gene encoding uncharacterized protein LOC122090499 isoform X2; amino-acid sequence: MKGKTNKKIKGFMCQSPAATAVCMTGDKRSVIVPRRPDRSSSINRAHTMLIDSNYNHLLESQRFSPFADKHPMMSRQVPPLPLSSFLKDRDRKQKPSSLTSSASNPIFQVVVMRVSLHCQGCAGKE
- the LOC122090499 gene encoding protein SODIUM POTASSIUM ROOT DEFECTIVE 1-like isoform X1, with protein sequence MKGKTNKKIKGFMCQSPAATAVCMTGDKRSVIVPRRPDRSSSINRAHTMLIDSNYNHLLESQRFSPFADKHPMMSRQVPPLPLSSFLKDRDRKQKPSSLTSSASNPIFQVVVMRVSLHCQGCAGKVKKHLSKMEGVTSFSIDLESKRVTVMGHVSPVGVLESISKVKKAEFWGIKEES